Proteins encoded by one window of Cylindrospermum stagnale PCC 7417:
- the menB gene encoding 1,4-dihydroxy-2-naphthoyl-CoA synthase — METNWETVKTYEDILYQKTDGIAKITINRPHKRNAFRPKTVFELYAAFCDAREDSKIGVILLTGAGPHTDGKYAFCSGGDQSVRGHAGYVDDDGTPRLNVLDLQRLIRSLPKVVIALVAGYAIGGGHVLHLICDLTIAADNAIFGQTGPKVGSFDGGFGASYLARIVGQKKAREIWFLCRQYNAQQALEMGLVNTVVPVEQLEAEGIQWAQEILEKSPIAIRCLKSAFNADCDGQAGLQELAGNATLLYYMTEEGSEGKQAFLEKRPPNFRDFPWLP, encoded by the coding sequence ATGGAAACCAACTGGGAAACCGTCAAAACCTACGAAGACATCCTCTATCAAAAAACCGACGGTATCGCCAAAATCACCATTAACCGCCCCCATAAGCGCAACGCCTTTCGTCCCAAAACCGTCTTTGAACTGTACGCAGCTTTTTGTGATGCCCGTGAAGATTCTAAAATTGGTGTCATCCTTCTGACCGGCGCCGGACCCCACACTGATGGAAAATATGCCTTTTGTTCAGGAGGTGATCAAAGTGTGCGGGGACACGCCGGTTATGTTGACGATGATGGCACACCCCGCTTAAACGTGCTGGATTTGCAACGCCTGATTCGTTCTCTACCTAAAGTGGTAATTGCTTTAGTTGCCGGATATGCAATAGGTGGTGGTCATGTGCTGCACTTGATTTGTGACTTAACCATTGCCGCCGATAACGCCATTTTTGGACAAACAGGCCCGAAAGTAGGCAGTTTTGACGGTGGATTTGGTGCCAGCTATCTCGCCCGCATTGTCGGACAAAAAAAAGCGCGAGAAATTTGGTTTCTCTGTCGCCAATACAATGCCCAACAAGCTTTAGAAATGGGTTTAGTTAATACTGTCGTTCCAGTCGAACAACTAGAAGCGGAAGGGATACAATGGGCACAAGAAATTTTAGAAAAAAGTCCGATCGCGATTCGTTGTCTTAAATCAGCATTTAACGCTGACTGTGACGGACAAGCCGGTTTACAAGAACTCGCTGGTAACGCCACCCTACTGTATTACATGACCGAAGAGGGTTCTGAAGGCAAACAAGCCTTTCTCGAAAAGCGTCCCCCAAATTTTCGTGATTTCCCTTGGTTACCTTAA
- a CDS encoding DUF721 domain-containing protein, translated as MSFKSVNDILGGLEQQAKWQEPPLQSLLKCWAEIVGAVVAAHARPVSIQRDVLSVATSSAAWSQNLTFGRQSLLLKLNQKLPTPLVDIRFSTANWRLPPETQKLEQTILPREHPSYLGDQSSSIPDVIPTLKNVNAAFEDWARAMQRRSHNLPLCPGCQCPTPPGELQRWRVCAPCAAKQLANNS; from the coding sequence ATGTCGTTTAAATCAGTTAATGATATTTTAGGCGGTCTAGAACAGCAGGCTAAATGGCAGGAGCCACCACTTCAATCTTTGCTCAAGTGTTGGGCGGAAATTGTCGGGGCAGTCGTTGCGGCTCATGCGCGACCAGTGTCGATTCAGCGCGACGTTTTGTCGGTAGCTACTTCTAGCGCTGCTTGGTCGCAAAACCTGACTTTTGGACGCCAATCTTTACTTTTAAAGTTAAATCAAAAGCTACCTACGCCTTTGGTGGATATCCGTTTTTCTACTGCTAATTGGCGACTGCCCCCAGAGACTCAAAAGCTGGAACAAACAATTTTGCCCCGTGAACATCCCAGTTACCTGGGTGATCAGAGTAGCTCTATCCCTGATGTTATCCCCACTCTGAAGAACGTAAATGCTGCATTTGAAGATTGGGCTAGGGCTATGCAAAGGCGATCGCATAATTTACCCCTTTGTCCTGGATGTCAATGTCCCACCCCACCCGGTGAACTCCAGCGCTGGCGCGTCTGTGCGCCCTGTGCAGCTAAACAATTAGCAAATAATTCTTAA
- a CDS encoding PspA/IM30 family protein, translating to MELIKRILRVIRANLNSLVASAEDPEKILEKAFMEMQENLLQLRSGVAGAIATQKRTERQAAAAQGQAEEWYRRAQLALQQGNEVLARVALTKRQAYKETASALSNQIEQQNDVVVKLKQDMRSLELKITEVRTKKDMYIARARSAEASYRLQEMLSGVSATTSLGAFERMEEKVLQIEAKSEAISQLGSDDLEQRFTSLESTNNIDAELATMKTQVINQDSLLQEGNQSSQKQLPNTQ from the coding sequence ATGGAATTGATCAAGCGTATCCTGCGGGTGATTCGCGCTAACCTCAATAGTTTGGTAGCCAGTGCAGAAGATCCAGAAAAGATTCTGGAAAAAGCCTTTATGGAAATGCAGGAAAATTTGCTGCAATTGCGTTCGGGTGTAGCCGGGGCGATCGCTACCCAAAAACGCACAGAACGGCAGGCAGCGGCGGCACAGGGACAAGCTGAGGAATGGTATCGCCGCGCCCAATTGGCACTGCAACAAGGTAACGAGGTTCTCGCACGGGTTGCTCTCACCAAACGCCAAGCTTACAAAGAAACCGCTTCAGCGCTCTCGAACCAGATAGAACAGCAAAATGATGTGGTGGTTAAGCTAAAACAGGATATGCGATCGCTAGAATTGAAAATTACCGAGGTGAGAACCAAAAAAGATATGTACATCGCTCGTGCTCGTTCTGCCGAGGCGTCTTATCGACTCCAGGAAATGCTAAGTGGCGTTTCTGCCACCACTAGCTTGGGCGCTTTTGAGCGGATGGAAGAAAAGGTTTTGCAAATAGAAGCGAAATCAGAAGCAATTTCTCAACTTGGGAGCGATGATCTGGAACAACGATTTACCTCCCTAGAATCTACTAATAATATTGATGCTGAACTGGCAACAATGAAGACTCAAGTTATCAACCAGGACAGTCTTCTCCAAGAAGGTAACCAAAGTAGCCAAAAGCAGTTACCCAATACTCAATAG
- a CDS encoding PspA/IM30 family protein has translation MGLFDRIKRVVSANLNDLVNKAEDPEKMLDQAVLEMQEDLVQLRQGVAQTIAAQKRTEKQYNDAQNEINKWQRNAQLAIQKGDENLARQALERKKTFTETGTALKASLDQQITQVETLKRNLIQLESKISEAKTKKEMLKARITTAKAQEQLQGMVKGMNTSSAMSAFERMEEKVLIQESRAQAAGELAGADLETQFARLESGSDVDDELAALKASMLPPATPINQGQLPPSPPTATAKPSEPVDSDLEKLKRELDQL, from the coding sequence ATGGGATTATTTGATCGTATTAAGCGTGTAGTTAGTGCTAACCTCAACGACCTGGTCAATAAAGCAGAAGACCCGGAAAAAATGCTAGATCAAGCCGTCCTGGAAATGCAGGAAGACTTGGTTCAGCTGCGTCAGGGAGTTGCCCAGACCATTGCTGCCCAAAAACGCACCGAGAAACAGTACAACGATGCCCAAAACGAAATCAATAAATGGCAACGTAATGCTCAACTAGCCATCCAAAAAGGTGATGAAAACCTAGCACGGCAAGCCTTGGAGCGCAAGAAGACTTTTACAGAAACCGGCACAGCACTCAAAGCCAGCCTAGATCAGCAAATTACTCAGGTAGAAACCCTCAAGCGCAACTTAATCCAGCTGGAGAGCAAGATTTCTGAGGCCAAGACCAAGAAAGAAATGCTCAAAGCCCGGATTACTACTGCCAAAGCTCAAGAGCAACTCCAAGGCATGGTGAAGGGGATGAATACCAGCAGCGCTATGTCTGCTTTTGAGCGGATGGAAGAAAAAGTCTTGATCCAAGAATCCCGGGCCCAGGCGGCAGGAGAGTTAGCGGGTGCAGATTTAGAAACCCAATTTGCTCGTTTGGAATCTGGCAGCGATGTAGATGATGAATTGGCAGCTTTAAAGGCAAGTATGCTACCCCCAGCAACTCCCATAAATCAAGGACAACTGCCACCGTCGCCACCAACAGCTACGGCTAAACCGTCTGAACCAGTTGATTCTGACTTGGAGAAGCTCAAGAGAGAATTGGATCAACTTTAA
- a CDS encoding thioredoxin family protein encodes MSKGAITITDAEFETEVLTADLPVLVYFWASWCGPCQLMSPAINLAATKYSDRLKIVKMEIDPNPLTVKQYQVEGVPALRLIKNNLILESIEGVISKDKLLSLLDQHLNSN; translated from the coding sequence ATGAGTAAGGGTGCAATCACCATAACTGATGCTGAGTTTGAAACCGAAGTGTTGACAGCCGATCTGCCAGTATTGGTTTACTTTTGGGCTTCTTGGTGTGGCCCTTGTCAATTGATGTCGCCAGCGATTAACTTAGCTGCTACTAAATATAGCGATCGCCTCAAAATCGTCAAAATGGAAATCGACCCTAACCCACTGACTGTAAAACAGTACCAAGTGGAAGGTGTCCCGGCTCTCAGGCTAATTAAAAATAACTTAATTTTAGAATCCATTGAGGGCGTCATTAGCAAAGACAAATTACTCAGTCTCCTAGATCAACACTTAAACAGTAATTAG
- a CDS encoding LL-diaminopimelate aminotransferase gives MQFAKRLQPLQSNVFADMDRAKAVALANGRQLIDLSLGSSDLPAEAHVIEAIAKSLHDPSTHGYLLFNGTKGFRQAAADWYEQKFGIKVNPETEVLPLIGSQEGTAHLPLAVLNPGDFALLLDPGYPSHAGGVHLASGQIYAMPILAENDFLPVLSDIPTAVLAQSRLMVLSYPHNPTSAIAPLSFFQEAVAFCQQHHLVLVHDFPYVDLVFAATGDSLLEQGKNSDQLPITNYQLPITNTLVPSILQADPEKSVSIEFFTLSKSYNMGGFRIGYAIGNAQLIHALRQVKAAVDFNQYQGILNGAIAALTGPQAGVTAAVATFRQRRDVFITALHRIGWKVPKPEATMYIWAKLPEPWHQNSIEFCQQLVKKTGVAASPGAGFGKSGEGYVRFALVHEPSVLETAVERIAEFLS, from the coding sequence ATGCAGTTTGCGAAACGTTTACAACCCCTGCAATCTAATGTCTTTGCTGATATGGACAGAGCCAAGGCAGTGGCTTTGGCCAATGGAAGGCAGTTAATTGATTTGTCCCTGGGGTCTTCTGATTTGCCAGCGGAGGCTCATGTAATTGAGGCGATCGCCAAATCTCTCCATGACCCCAGTACCCACGGCTATTTGTTATTTAACGGGACTAAAGGCTTCCGCCAAGCCGCAGCCGACTGGTACGAGCAAAAATTCGGCATCAAAGTCAATCCAGAAACCGAAGTTTTACCCCTGATTGGTTCCCAAGAAGGTACAGCCCATTTACCCCTAGCAGTCCTTAATCCAGGAGATTTTGCCCTGCTGCTAGATCCAGGCTACCCCTCCCACGCCGGGGGCGTACATTTAGCTAGTGGTCAAATCTACGCAATGCCGATACTGGCAGAAAATGATTTTTTACCAGTGTTAAGTGATATTCCAACCGCTGTCTTGGCTCAATCGCGGCTGATGGTGTTAAGCTACCCGCACAATCCCACATCCGCGATCGCTCCTTTATCTTTCTTCCAAGAAGCCGTAGCCTTTTGTCAGCAACATCATCTCGTTTTGGTTCACGATTTCCCCTACGTAGATTTAGTGTTCGCAGCGACTGGGGACTCATTGCTGGAGCAGGGGAAAAATTCTGACCAATTACCAATTACCAATTACCAATTACCAATTACCAATACCCTCGTTCCCTCAATTTTGCAAGCTGATCCAGAAAAAAGCGTCTCAATTGAATTTTTTACCCTGTCCAAGTCTTATAATATGGGCGGTTTTCGCATTGGTTATGCGATCGGCAATGCTCAATTGATTCACGCTTTACGTCAAGTAAAAGCCGCCGTTGATTTTAATCAATATCAGGGAATTTTGAATGGTGCGATCGCCGCACTCACCGGACCCCAAGCTGGCGTAACCGCTGCTGTCGCTACCTTCCGCCAACGCCGCGATGTTTTCATTACCGCTTTACACCGCATTGGCTGGAAAGTCCCCAAACCCGAAGCCACAATGTACATTTGGGCAAAATTGCCCGAACCTTGGCACCAAAACTCTATAGAATTTTGTCAACAGCTAGTCAAAAAAACCGGTGTAGCCGCTTCCCCCGGTGCAGGATTTGGTAAATCTGGAGAAGGGTATGTTCGCTTTGCTTTGGTACACGAGCCATCTGTGTTAGAAACCGCTGTAGAGCGAATTGCTGAGTTTCTTAGTTAA
- a CDS encoding Uma2 family endonuclease — translation MTLALPKIITFEEFIARYPENTGVRYELHNGEIIEISQPKGKHEKIKGFAAAELTLEFRRLNLSYFIPNQAIVKPPERESGYFPDVLIINDAALADEPLWENFSTVTNGASIPLVIEVVSTNWRDDYYLKLADYEEMGIPEYWIVDYAALGARKFIGNPKQPTISVYQLIDEEYQVSQFRGRERIVSPTFPELNLTAERVFNTGQ, via the coding sequence ATGACCCTAGCCTTACCAAAAATAATCACCTTTGAGGAATTTATCGCCCGGTATCCAGAAAATACTGGGGTACGTTATGAACTGCACAATGGTGAAATTATCGAAATATCACAGCCCAAAGGGAAACATGAAAAGATCAAAGGATTTGCGGCTGCTGAATTGACTTTAGAGTTTAGACGATTAAATCTTTCTTACTTTATCCCCAATCAAGCAATAGTAAAACCACCGGAAAGAGAATCTGGTTATTTTCCAGATGTATTGATAATCAATGATGCAGCTTTAGCTGACGAACCTCTTTGGGAAAATTTTTCTACTGTTACTAATGGTGCATCAATTCCTTTAGTTATTGAGGTTGTTAGTACCAATTGGCGCGATGATTACTATCTAAAACTTGCCGACTATGAAGAGATGGGCATTCCTGAATATTGGATTGTTGACTATGCAGCATTAGGAGCTAGGAAGTTTATCGGTAATCCTAAACAACCCACTATTTCAGTTTATCAACTCATCGATGAAGAATATCAAGTCAGTCAGTTTCGGGGTAGAGAACGCATTGTATCTCCTACTTTCCCTGAGTTAAATTTGACTGCGGAACGAGTTTTTAATACTGGTCAATAA
- a CDS encoding PEP-CTERM sorting domain-containing protein, giving the protein MKKIIAALTVGLTLLMTANRSEAVSITLYDGASNVTPDQYNSPSPWLTFTSLFGGTQGASGGVTNLDTSTNNITYAGYSNYSVNAPTTPVNPLFPGLDRNAGYTLSFTVRINSQVNDGTNGANRAGFSVIVLSSDKQGIELGFRNNVGFINDDIFAQNNSSFNGGGEQNTGVSALLGSLTTYDLNVFGSSYTLSNGANSLLTGSLRDYTAATGLGSQVYNTPNFIFLGDDTTSARANIDLANVSITVPDEVPEPSTIPSAVLLVGGFLVLKKKYAQLAK; this is encoded by the coding sequence ATGAAAAAAATAATAGCTGCTCTTACCGTTGGATTGACCCTGTTGATGACAGCCAACCGCAGCGAAGCTGTATCAATCACTCTTTATGATGGCGCATCAAATGTCACCCCTGATCAATACAATTCGCCATCGCCATGGCTGACATTTACCTCTCTTTTTGGGGGCACACAAGGCGCTAGTGGGGGTGTGACAAATTTGGATACTAGCACAAATAACATTACATATGCTGGCTACAGTAACTACAGTGTTAATGCCCCTACTACCCCAGTCAACCCATTATTTCCTGGACTGGATAGAAATGCTGGGTACACACTCAGTTTTACAGTCAGGATTAACTCCCAAGTCAACGATGGCACTAACGGAGCTAATCGTGCAGGCTTCAGCGTCATAGTTCTCAGTAGTGATAAACAAGGCATAGAATTAGGTTTTAGAAATAATGTAGGTTTTATAAATGATGATATTTTTGCTCAGAATAATTCCTCTTTTAATGGTGGTGGTGAACAAAACACTGGAGTTTCAGCTTTGCTTGGAAGCCTAACCACTTATGATTTGAATGTTTTTGGCAGTTCCTATACATTGAGTAACGGTGCTAACAGTCTTTTAACTGGTTCACTAAGGGATTACACGGCTGCTACTGGATTGGGTAGCCAAGTTTACAACACTCCTAACTTCATTTTTCTGGGAGATGATACTACATCTGCACGAGCTAATATCGACCTGGCGAATGTATCTATAACCGTACCGGATGAGGTGCCCGAACCGTCTACTATTCCTAGTGCGGTGCTTTTGGTCGGTGGTTTCTTGGTGTTGAAAAAGAAATACGCACAGTTGGCAAAATAA
- the uvrC gene encoding excinuclease ABC subunit UvrC: MTLSAQTLPLVKDPERLENRLAEIPPEPGVYLMRDKSDRIMYIGKSRKLRSRVRSYFRDAHNKTERINTMVKLVCEIEFIVTDTEAEALALEANLIKQHQPHFNVLLKDDKKYPYLCISWSEDYPRIFITRKRQLGKEKDKFYGPYTDSGLLREIVHICKRIFPLRQRPQPLFKDRPCLNYDLGRCPGVCQKLISPAEYRKIVQKVAMVFQGRTQELIDILTEQMQTAAAGLNFESAARIRDQISGLKSLTADQKVSLPDDTVSRDTVALAANEQHAYIQLFQIRAGQLVGRLAFVAEVPPLSSPPSTGGKEEGAILQRVLEEHYQTADAVEIPTEILVQHELPDGEILADVLTQRKGKKVTILAPQRQTKAELIEMVERNAEYELQRMQKLSDRNLQATQDLTAILDLPDSPHRIEGYDISHIQGANAVASQVVFIDGLPAKQYYRHYKIKNPTVTAGHSDDFASLAEVIGRRFRKYAEDPQLTRVGNSDWPDLIMIDGGKGQLSSVVGVLQEMNLLEDLRVVSLAKQREEIFLPGESQPLETDAEQPGVQLLRRLRDEAHRFAVSFHRQQRSDKLKRSRLDEIPGLGHHRQKQLLGHFRSVDYIRQATPTQLAEVAGIGPHLAQEIYDYFHPA; the protein is encoded by the coding sequence GTGACCTTATCTGCTCAAACGCTACCACTGGTGAAAGATCCAGAACGACTGGAAAATCGCCTCGCCGAAATTCCACCGGAACCGGGGGTGTATTTGATGCGGGACAAAAGCGATCGCATCATGTATATCGGGAAATCGCGAAAATTGCGATCGCGCGTTCGTTCCTATTTCCGAGACGCGCACAATAAAACCGAACGCATCAACACAATGGTCAAGCTGGTGTGTGAGATTGAATTCATCGTCACCGACACTGAAGCCGAAGCCTTAGCCCTAGAAGCCAATTTAATCAAACAGCACCAGCCACATTTCAACGTCCTACTCAAGGATGATAAAAAATATCCCTATCTCTGCATCAGTTGGTCAGAAGATTATCCGCGAATTTTCATCACCCGTAAACGCCAATTAGGCAAAGAAAAGGACAAATTTTACGGACCTTATACCGATTCTGGACTATTGCGAGAAATAGTACATATTTGCAAACGCATCTTTCCCCTGCGACAAAGACCTCAACCCCTATTTAAAGACCGTCCTTGCCTAAATTATGACTTAGGGCGGTGTCCTGGTGTCTGTCAAAAACTGATTTCTCCAGCAGAATACCGAAAAATCGTCCAAAAAGTGGCGATGGTGTTCCAAGGCAGGACTCAGGAACTAATTGATATTTTGACAGAACAAATGCAAACAGCCGCAGCAGGACTTAACTTTGAGTCAGCGGCGCGAATTCGTGATCAAATTTCTGGGTTAAAGTCCCTGACAGCAGATCAAAAAGTCTCCCTACCAGATGACACAGTTTCACGGGATACAGTAGCACTTGCTGCCAACGAACAACACGCCTATATTCAATTATTCCAGATTCGGGCTGGGCAATTAGTTGGACGCTTGGCATTTGTGGCGGAAGTACCCCCCCTTTCATCCCCCCCGTCAACAGGGGGAAAAGAGGAAGGTGCTATTTTACAACGAGTTTTAGAGGAACATTACCAAACCGCCGACGCGGTGGAAATTCCCACAGAGATTTTGGTGCAGCACGAGTTACCAGATGGGGAAATATTGGCGGATGTCTTAACTCAACGTAAAGGCAAAAAAGTGACGATTTTAGCTCCCCAACGCCAAACTAAGGCAGAATTAATTGAGATGGTGGAGCGAAATGCCGAGTATGAATTGCAGAGAATGCAAAAATTAAGCGATCGCAATCTCCAAGCAACCCAAGATTTAACCGCCATTCTCGATTTACCCGACTCACCCCACCGCATCGAAGGTTACGACATTTCCCATATTCAAGGTGCAAATGCAGTCGCTTCTCAAGTCGTGTTTATCGATGGTTTACCCGCTAAACAATATTACCGTCATTACAAAATCAAAAATCCCACAGTTACAGCCGGACACTCAGATGATTTTGCTAGCTTGGCTGAAGTAATTGGGCGGCGGTTTCGCAAGTATGCAGAAGATCCACAATTAACAAGGGTGGGTAATTCTGACTGGCCTGATTTAATTATGATTGATGGCGGTAAAGGTCAGTTATCCTCGGTTGTTGGTGTTTTGCAAGAGATGAATTTATTAGAAGACTTGCGAGTTGTCAGTTTAGCGAAACAGCGAGAAGAGATTTTTTTACCAGGAGAATCTCAACCTCTAGAGACAGATGCCGAACAACCAGGAGTGCAGTTGCTGCGGCGGTTGCGGGATGAAGCACACCGATTTGCTGTGAGTTTTCATCGTCAGCAACGCAGTGACAAGTTAAAGCGATCGCGTTTAGATGAAATTCCCGGTTTGGGACACCATCGCCAAAAGCAACTTTTAGGGCATTTTCGCTCAGTCGATTATATTCGCCAAGCCACACCCACACAGCTAGCTGAAGTAGCGGGAATTGGTCCACATTTAGCCCAAGAGATTTATGATTATTTTCATCCCGCTTGA
- the rlmN gene encoding 23S rRNA (adenine(2503)-C(2))-methyltransferase RlmN, with protein sequence MSATPLVSLVNSPIPKTSELIPPLLGASVAELTAWVQQQGQPAYRGKQLHEWIYQKGVRSLADISVFSKNWRAEVAAVPIGRSTLHYRSVAPDGTVKYLLQLADGLIVETVGIPSDKRLTVCVSTQVGCPMACDFCATGKGGYKRNLTRSEIVDQVLTVQEDFQQRVSHVVFMGMGEPLLNTENVLAALRSLNQDVGIGARSLTLSTVGIPSRIRQLAQHQLQVTLAVSLHAPNQALREKLIPSAKPYPLEDLLAECREYVEITGRRVSFEYVLLAGVNDLPEHALQLAKCLRGFQSHVNLIPYNPIQEVDYKRPSRDRIDAFVNVLKQQNTAVSVRYSRGLEADAACGQLRTSKSNG encoded by the coding sequence ATGTCTGCTACGCCGCTTGTTTCCCTGGTTAATTCGCCCATCCCCAAAACATCAGAACTCATTCCTCCCCTACTTGGTGCTTCTGTTGCGGAGTTAACCGCTTGGGTGCAGCAGCAGGGACAACCAGCTTATAGAGGTAAGCAGTTGCATGAGTGGATTTATCAAAAGGGGGTGCGATCGCTTGCTGATATTTCTGTTTTCTCTAAAAATTGGCGGGCAGAAGTGGCAGCAGTCCCCATCGGGCGCTCTACTCTACATTACCGCTCTGTTGCCCCCGATGGCACTGTTAAGTATCTCCTGCAACTTGCAGACGGGCTAATTGTGGAAACTGTTGGCATCCCCAGCGATAAGCGTTTAACTGTCTGCGTCTCTACTCAGGTGGGTTGCCCAATGGCGTGTGATTTCTGCGCTACTGGTAAGGGAGGCTACAAGCGCAATCTGACTCGCTCGGAAATTGTCGATCAGGTGTTGACTGTTCAAGAAGATTTTCAGCAACGGGTGAGTCATGTGGTATTTATGGGCATGGGCGAACCGTTGTTAAATACGGAGAATGTCCTGGCAGCTCTGAGATCTTTAAATCAAGATGTGGGCATAGGAGCGCGATCGCTAACTCTTTCTACTGTGGGTATTCCCTCGCGCATTCGTCAGTTAGCACAACACCAATTGCAAGTCACTCTCGCTGTTAGTCTGCACGCACCTAACCAAGCATTACGAGAAAAACTTATCCCCAGCGCTAAACCCTATCCGTTAGAAGATTTGCTGGCTGAATGTCGGGAATATGTGGAAATTACTGGACGTCGCGTTAGCTTTGAGTACGTCCTCCTCGCTGGGGTGAACGATTTGCCAGAACACGCATTACAATTGGCAAAATGTCTGCGGGGATTCCAAAGTCACGTAAATTTGATTCCCTACAATCCCATCCAGGAAGTTGATTATAAACGCCCAAGTCGCGATCGCATTGACGCCTTTGTTAATGTCCTCAAGCAACAAAACACTGCTGTTAGTGTTCGTTACTCTCGCGGTTTAGAAGCTGATGCCGCTTGTGGACAACTAAGAACAAGTAAAAGTAATGGGTAA
- a CDS encoding ATP-binding protein, which yields MTSSQFNLSPQSFIKAFPFHVVFNRDRSIVQVGEVLQRIHPYPLVGSLIEQHFQILRPKIQIEFIAITKRINSLFLFKCLHNGMIFKGQMIYQQEQDMMFFLCSVWLNDTNSLTSYGLKLNDFAIHDQTVDLIFLQQGKNTALEDIQNLTNELTQQQAQLQEALAVQKNLAHTAETQAKKLEHTLKELQHTQSQLIQTEKMSSLGQLVAGVAHEINNPISFIYGNIKYIREYAEYLLRLIDFYQKHNSQAHPEIEELLKENDLEFIIKDLPKILSSIEVGSNRIREIVLTLQSFSRNDKTAIQSVDIHEGIDSTLLILQHRLQEKLNTPSIKIIKEYGNLPLIKCYMGQLNQVFMNILSNAIEALHKHNKELSPAERKDYLSTIIIHTQVINSDWVRISIKDNGSGMTEAVKQRIFDPFFTTKPVGEGAGLGLSISYQIIVDKHQGRIDCISKPGQGAEFVIEIPMKYSPTAKTS from the coding sequence ATGACTTCCTCGCAGTTTAATCTTTCACCACAGTCCTTTATCAAAGCCTTTCCATTTCATGTTGTGTTTAATCGAGACAGGAGTATTGTCCAAGTTGGAGAGGTTTTACAACGCATTCACCCATATCCTTTAGTAGGTAGTTTAATTGAGCAACACTTCCAGATTCTCCGTCCCAAGATTCAGATTGAATTTATAGCTATCACTAAACGGATAAACTCTTTGTTTCTGTTTAAATGCCTGCATAATGGGATGATTTTTAAAGGACAAATGATCTATCAACAGGAGCAAGACATGATGTTTTTTCTTTGCTCTGTTTGGCTAAATGATACAAATAGTCTAACTTCCTATGGTTTGAAACTAAACGACTTTGCAATTCACGACCAGACTGTTGACTTAATTTTTTTACAACAAGGCAAAAATACAGCTTTGGAGGATATTCAAAATTTAACAAATGAACTGACTCAGCAACAGGCACAGCTACAAGAGGCCTTAGCCGTTCAAAAAAATCTCGCTCACACTGCTGAAACACAAGCCAAAAAGTTAGAACATACTCTCAAGGAGTTGCAGCATACCCAATCTCAATTAATTCAAACTGAAAAAATGTCTAGTCTAGGTCAATTAGTTGCTGGTGTCGCTCACGAAATTAATAACCCCATTAGCTTCATTTATGGCAACATCAAATATATTAGAGAATACGCTGAGTATTTACTGAGGTTAATCGACTTTTACCAGAAGCATAATTCTCAAGCTCACCCAGAAATTGAAGAACTACTCAAGGAGAATGACCTAGAATTTATCATCAAGGATTTACCAAAAATATTATCTTCGATAGAAGTTGGTTCTAATCGCATTCGTGAAATTGTCCTAACTTTGCAGAGTTTTTCACGCAATGATAAAACAGCAATACAATCTGTTGATATTCATGAAGGCATTGATAGCACACTGTTGATTTTACAGCATCGTCTCCAGGAAAAACTTAATACTCCGTCAATTAAAATTATCAAAGAATATGGCAATTTGCCTTTGATTAAATGTTATATGGGGCAATTGAATCAGGTATTTATGAATATCCTTAGCAATGCAATTGAGGCTTTGCACAAGCATAACAAGGAATTATCGCCAGCCGAAAGAAAAGATTATTTGAGTACAATTATAATTCATACCCAAGTTATCAATAGTGATTGGGTAAGAATTTCTATTAAAGATAATGGTTCGGGGATGACTGAAGCGGTTAAGCAACGAATATTTGATCCTTTTTTTACTACTAAACCTGTGGGAGAAGGCGCTGGGTTAGGATTATCTATCAGCTATCAAATTATTGTGGATAAACATCAAGGTAGGATAGATTGCATTTCTAAACCTGGACAGGGGGCAGAGTTTGTGATCGAAATTCCGATGAAATACAGCCCCACGGCCAAGACAAGTTGA